In Helicobacter anatolicus, the genomic stretch CACCTTGATGATGCGAAATCATAGCAAGTACAAAATCTTTATCTACATCTCCACTAGGCTTGACTTTTGCCATTTCTTGCATCATCATATCCATAGCTTCTTTTGCTTCTTTATTAAATGCTTCATAATTTATACTTACTTCATTATCTAAAGAAGTTAAAACCTTCTCAAAAGCCCTAATCTCTTCTTCTTGTGTTTTGATAATATTTTTTGCAATTTCTCTTATTTTTTTATTTTGAGAATATTTTAACAATGCTTGAGAAGAAAAAATTGCTCCTTGATGATGCGGAATCATGTTTAACAAAAAGTCTCTATCAACATTCTTACTTTCCACCCATTTGTCACACATCATTGGTGCATGCATCAAATTAAGAATCTCCTCTGAAGGATTTTTCTGCTTTTCTTTCATGACAACAACAGGACATTTTAGTTGTGTAGATTTCATATGTGCATGATGATTATGATGTCCATTTTGCGCATATGCCATTACACAAAACAACCCTAAAGTTAACATCATTCTTTTTTGCATAAAGACTCCTTAAGTTTATTTTTGATCCAAAATTATAACTAATAAACATAATAAAAACCCAAAACACCATTTTTTACGCTATAGTCGTTGCTTTTTTTGGTAGAATTTAGACTAAAAATTTTGCAAGGGTAGTTATTATGATAGATGAAAAAAGACAAAAAGCCATTGAGCTTGCATTAAAACAAATTGATAAAGCCTTTGGAAAGGGTGCATTAGTAAGACTTGGAGATAAACAAGTTGAAAAAATAGAATCCATTTCTACAGGTTCTTTAGGACTTGATATGGCATTAGGGATTAATGGTGTACCAAAGGGGCGAATTATTGAAGTTTATGGTCCAGAATCTAGTGGTAAAACCACTCTAAGCTTACAAATAGTTGCAGAATGCCAAAAAAATGGCGGAATCTGCGCATTTATTGATGCAGAACATGCGCTAGATGTGTATTATGCTAAGCGTCTAGGCGTAGATACCGAAAATCTTTTGGTAAGCCAGCCCGATAATGGCGAACAAGCCTTAGAAATTTTAGAAACACTTACACGCAGTGGAGCCGTAGATTTAGTTGTTATTGACTCTGTAGCAGCACTTACCCCAAAAGCTGAAATTGATGGTGATATGGGCGATCAACATGTAGGGCTACAAGCGCGTTTAATGAGCCATGCATTGCGTAAAATTACCGGTGTTTTACACAAAATGAATACTACCCTTATTTTTATCAACCAAATTCGTATGAAAATCGGCACAATGGGATATGGAAGCCCTGAAACTACCACTGGAGGAAATGCACTAAAATTCTATGCTAGTGTGCGTATTGATATTAGAAGAATTGCTACCCTTAAGCAATCTGAACAACAAATTGGTAACCGCGTCAAAGCCAAAGTAGTAAAAAATAAAGTGGCGCCGCCCTTTAGAGAAGCAGAATTTGATATTATGTTTGGTGAAGGAATTAGCCGTGAGGGTGAAATTATTGATTATGGAATTAAGCTTGATATTATTGATAAAAGTGGCGCATGGCTTAGCTATGGGGACAAAAAGCTTGGTCAAGGTAGAGAAAATGCTAAATTATTACTAAAAGAAGACAAAAACCTAGCTGCTGAAATTACACAAAAAATTAGAGAGCAAATCGGTGCTACAGAAGAGATTTTACCTCTACCTGATGAACCTGAAGAAGAATAAAAAATAAGGATTTTACAATGATATATATAGAAAATATTTTTGCGCAAGAAGTAATGGATAGTCGTGGAAACCCTACCATAAAAGCCAATGTTATCCTTTCTGATGGCACACAAGCAAGTGCTATTGTCCCTAGTGGTGCAAGCACAGGAAAAAGAGAAGCCCTAGAGCTTAGAGACAATGATCCTAAAAGATATTTAGGTAAAGGAGTTTTAAAAGCTTGTGAAAATGTCAACAAGATAATTGCCACACAACTTCTTGGTCTCTCTCCTTATAATCAAAATCAAATTGATGGAATCTTGCAAGAAATTGATAACACAGATAATTTTTCAAATATCGGTGCAAATGCTGCACTTGGTGTGAGTATGGCAGTAGCAAGAGCAAGTGCAGAAAGCTTAAAACTTCCACTTTATCGCTATTTAGGTGGCGCAAATGCTCTCACATTACCTACACCAATGCTAAATATCATCAATGGCGGATCTCATGCCGATAATACCGTAGATTTTCAAGAATATATGATTATGCCTGTTGGTTTTTCTGATTTTAAAGAAGCATTAAGAGCAAGTGCAGAGATCTATCATCATCTTAAAAAACTTCTAAAAGATACGGGTCATATCACAAGTATTGGCGATGAGGGTGGTTTTGCACCTAATCTCAAGACCAATGAAGAACCTATTGAGTATATCCTAAAAGCCGTAGAAAATGCTGGATATAAACCGCAAGATGATATTGCTATTGCACTTGATGTTGCAAGTAGTGAACTTGTAGAATCTAATGGCTTATACAATCTCAAAGGGGAAGGAAGAAAATTAAGCGCAGCAGAACTTGTTGAATATTATGAAAAATTAGTAGCAAAATATCCCATCGTATCAATTGAAGATGGCTTAAGCGAAGATGATTGGGAAGGCTGGAAACTTCTCACACAAAAACTAGGCAATAAAATTCAGCTTGTAGGTGATGACTTATTTGTCACTAATGCAAAAATCTTACAAGAAGGAATTAGTCAAAATATTGCTAATGCAATTTTAATCAAACCAAATCAAATCGGCACTATCAGCCAAACCATGCAAACTATCCGCCTAGCCCAACGCAATAACTATAAATGCATTATGAGCCACAGAAGCGGAGAAAGCGAAGATAGCTTTATTGCAGATTTTGCGGTAGCACTCAATACAGGCGAAATTAAAACAGGGTCTACTGCAAGAAGTGAGAGAATTGCAAAATACAATCGTTTATTAGAAATTGAAGAAGAATTAGTAATTTCTGAATATTTAGGAAAAACCCTATTTAAAAAGTGAGAATTTTTTTGGAAATTTTAAGAAAAATTTATCATAAGCGTGTAATTTTAATTTATCTTTGCATTATTGGCATTATTTGCTTTTACATCCTCTCTATTACGATGACTGGCAAATATTCTTTACGCATTCTTATAGAAAATCAAAATCTTGAAAAAAAACTTGATAATGAAATTTTAGAATTACGCTTGGAAAATGCAAAGTTAAGAAAAGAGCTTTTTGAAATCAAAGGATTAGAACCATGAGACATTTATTTTCAGTATTTCTACTTTTTATTTTTATACTTAATGCTAGAGAAAATCCCTTTGAATCCGCAATCAATCCTAACATGGATTCTAATCGCGACCCCAGTGAAATCAAAAAAACTTTTGAAAGTTTTGATTTCAAACTCCCTTCTACTGCAAGAATTCTTAAAGAAATTAAAGTTGTTTATCAAAATCTCAATGGGGGTTTGGAAGAAAAAACCCTACAGATTGATAAAAGTATTGATTGGCACTATCCTATTGCTATCACACAAAAAGATGCAAAAATCAATGAAAGTGAGGACACGCAATATTTTTCTGCAAAAAAAATTATCTTTTTTGCCAAAGACAATAAACTCTACATCACCACAAAACGCACAATGAAGCGCAATTTTATCTTGCCTGAACCTTTTAGAATTGTTATCGATTTTAGTAAGGATGCCGTTGATGCTGATGAGCTTTTAGAACTCAAACAAAAATATTTTTCCTCTATCTTTTTAAATGCACATAAGGATTTTTTCCGTGCTTATATCACATTAGATGGTCGCTATAAATATTCTATAACTTCTAATGATGATGGCTATATTCTAAGTGTGCAATAATCTCGTTCTTATCGGTTTTATGGGCTCTGGAAAAAGCACTATAGGAAAAAAATTAAGCACTCTACTTGATTATAAATTTATTGATTCGGACTGCTTTATTGAAAAAAAAGAGGGGCGTAAAATTTCAGAAATTTTTCAAACAAATGGAGAGAAATATTTCCGGAATCTAGAAAAAGAATTCATTCAAAGCCATAGACAAAATTCCTATAGTGTCATTGCTACAGGCGGAGGTATGCCCATTTATAATGACATCACACAAATGGGTTATATCATTTATCTTAAAGCAGATTTTAATATAATCCAAAAACGCATAGAAGATTCCCACACAAGACCACTTTTTGCAGATTTAAACAAGGCCTATGCACTTTTTTTACAACGCCAAAAAATTTATGAAAAAACTTGCAATCTCATTATTAATGCAAACAACCCCTTGCAAAAAATCTTACAAGATATTATGCTGCAAATAAAAACAAATCAAAATAATAAATCATGAAAAACTAATTGTATAAATGTATAAAAGATAAACCCTCCTCCAGATACTTACGGCACATAACAAATATAAGTGCTCTGCTATGTTCCCATCCTGAAGCTTTGCCTATAAATGCTATTGCATAAGTCTGAAGAAAGGCAAAAAAATTATAGCATATTTTTCTATTTTCTCCCCTATAAAATACAAAAAGCACAGACCCATGCAAAAATATGCATTTTAATTCACACTACTCATCACACCACCAAAAAAATAAAAAGACACACTCATATTCCATAATATTCCCCATAAAATCACTCTCCTTATGCCCTACATAAAATTATCTACAATCATTCACATAAAATATAAATTATATAAACACATATTGTATTTACTTTATTTAATTAAAATCCTCAATATTTATCAGGAGCTAATTGTGATAGAACTAAAAAATATTCAAAAAACCTATCCCAATGGATTTTGCGCGATTAAAAATCTTAATTTACAAATCCAAAAAGGTGATATTTATGGCATTATTGGTTATTCTGGTGCCGGAAAATCTACTCTTATCCGCCTTATCAATCGCCTTGAAGAACCCACAAATGGAGAGGTTTTGATTAATAATACAAATATTCTTAATTTAAATCCTAAAGCTCTACAAAAACAACGCCAAAAAATTGGCATGATTTTCCAACATTTCAATCTTTTAAGTAGAAAAAATGTTTTTGATAATATTGCTTTTGCTCTACAAATTGCAGGTTGGAAAAAAGAAGAATGCGCTCAACGCGTCTTAGAATTATTGGACCTAGTAGGACTAAAAGATAAAAAAGATTTCTACCCCAATCAACTAAGTGGCGGGCAAAAGCAACGCGTTGCCATCGCTAGGGCCCTTGCAAATCACCCACAAATCTTGCTTTGTGATGAAGCTACAAGTGCACTAGATACAAAAACTACCCAATCAATCCTAGCCCTACTTAAAGATATCCAACAAAAAATGTCTCTTACCATCGTTTTAATCACGCACCAAATCGAAGTGGTTCGTGCAATTTGCAATAAAGTATGCGTAATTAATAAAGGTGAAATTATTGAGGAAGGTGAGGTAGCCAAAATTCTCTCACACCCTAAACACCAAATCACACAAGAACTTGTCGCAACAATGCCGCATAAAAAAAATCAAGATTATTTACAATTTCTCCCTGATTCTGCAAATCTTTATGAACTTATATTTATCAATGAAGCAAAAGATTCTCCTATTATCTCTCAAGCTCTACAAAAATTCAAAGTAACTTTTAATATCCATTTTGCAGACTTTAATACCCTTCCTTCGCAATCTTTTGGCAGAATGATTTTGGATATTCAGGGGGAAGAAATAGAAGAAGCACTCGCTTTTATCCGTGCACAAAATGTAGAAATAGAATCCATTCAAAGGAAAAATAATGATTGATTTATTACTTGAGGGCACACTAGATACATTGATAATGGTATTTTTTTCATCACTCTTTGCCCTCTTTTTTGGTCTTCCCTTGGGAGTTTTTTTATTTATCACACAAAAAGACTCTATCTTACCTATGCCACTAGTCAATAAAATTTTAGGGCTTATAGTAAATATTACGCGTTCCTTTCCCTTTATTATTTTAATTGTTTTACTTTTACCTCTCTCACGATTATTGATTGGAACAAGCATTGGGGTAAATGCTGCGATTATCTCACTATCTGTAGCTACTATTCCATTTATTGCAAGACTTTTTGAAGGAGCATTATCTGAAATAGACAAAGGTCTTATTGAAGCAAGTATTAGTCTTGGGGCAAATAAATTTAATATTATTATAATGATTATTACAGAGACTCTCCCCTCACTTATTCACGCATTTATTATTGCTATTATCAATATTATTGGTTATTCAGCAATGGCAGGGGCACTTGGTGCAGGTGGGCTTGGAGATATA encodes the following:
- a CDS encoding DUF305 domain-containing protein; this translates as MQKRMMLTLGLFCVMAYAQNGHHNHHAHMKSTQLKCPVVVMKEKQKNPSEEILNLMHAPMMCDKWVESKNVDRDFLLNMIPHHQGAIFSSQALLKYSQNKKIREIAKNIIKTQEEEIRAFEKVLTSLDNEVSINYEAFNKEAKEAMDMMMQEMAKVKPSGDVDKDFVLAMISHHQGAIIASEQILKVSKNAKVKKFAEDIIKEQNKEIVIFKDWLKTLK
- the recA gene encoding recombinase RecA — its product is MMIDEKRQKAIELALKQIDKAFGKGALVRLGDKQVEKIESISTGSLGLDMALGINGVPKGRIIEVYGPESSGKTTLSLQIVAECQKNGGICAFIDAEHALDVYYAKRLGVDTENLLVSQPDNGEQALEILETLTRSGAVDLVVIDSVAALTPKAEIDGDMGDQHVGLQARLMSHALRKITGVLHKMNTTLIFINQIRMKIGTMGYGSPETTTGGNALKFYASVRIDIRRIATLKQSEQQIGNRVKAKVVKNKVAPPFREAEFDIMFGEGISREGEIIDYGIKLDIIDKSGAWLSYGDKKLGQGRENAKLLLKEDKNLAAEITQKIREQIGATEEILPLPDEPEEE
- the eno gene encoding phosphopyruvate hydratase; the protein is MIYIENIFAQEVMDSRGNPTIKANVILSDGTQASAIVPSGASTGKREALELRDNDPKRYLGKGVLKACENVNKIIATQLLGLSPYNQNQIDGILQEIDNTDNFSNIGANAALGVSMAVARASAESLKLPLYRYLGGANALTLPTPMLNIINGGSHADNTVDFQEYMIMPVGFSDFKEALRASAEIYHHLKKLLKDTGHITSIGDEGGFAPNLKTNEEPIEYILKAVENAGYKPQDDIAIALDVASSELVESNGLYNLKGEGRKLSAAELVEYYEKLVAKYPIVSIEDGLSEDDWEGWKLLTQKLGNKIQLVGDDLFVTNAKILQEGISQNIANAILIKPNQIGTISQTMQTIRLAQRNNYKCIMSHRSGESEDSFIADFAVALNTGEIKTGSTARSERIAKYNRLLEIEEELVISEYLGKTLFKK
- a CDS encoding AMIN domain-containing protein gives rise to the protein MRHLFSVFLLFIFILNARENPFESAINPNMDSNRDPSEIKKTFESFDFKLPSTARILKEIKVVYQNLNGGLEEKTLQIDKSIDWHYPIAITQKDAKINESEDTQYFSAKKIIFFAKDNKLYITTKRTMKRNFILPEPFRIVIDFSKDAVDADELLELKQKYFSSIFLNAHKDFFRAYITLDGRYKYSITSNDDGYILSVQ
- a CDS encoding shikimate kinase → MCNNLVLIGFMGSGKSTIGKKLSTLLDYKFIDSDCFIEKKEGRKISEIFQTNGEKYFRNLEKEFIQSHRQNSYSVIATGGGMPIYNDITQMGYIIYLKADFNIIQKRIEDSHTRPLFADLNKAYALFLQRQKIYEKTCNLIINANNPLQKILQDIMLQIKTNQNNKS
- a CDS encoding methionine ABC transporter ATP-binding protein, giving the protein MVIELKNIQKTYPNGFCAIKNLNLQIQKGDIYGIIGYSGAGKSTLIRLINRLEEPTNGEVLINNTNILNLNPKALQKQRQKIGMIFQHFNLLSRKNVFDNIAFALQIAGWKKEECAQRVLELLDLVGLKDKKDFYPNQLSGGQKQRVAIARALANHPQILLCDEATSALDTKTTQSILALLKDIQQKMSLTIVLITHQIEVVRAICNKVCVINKGEIIEEGEVAKILSHPKHQITQELVATMPHKKNQDYLQFLPDSANLYELIFINEAKDSPIISQALQKFKVTFNIHFADFNTLPSQSFGRMILDIQGEEIEEALAFIRAQNVEIESIQRKNND
- a CDS encoding methionine ABC transporter permease; this translates as MMIDLLLEGTLDTLIMVFFSSLFALFFGLPLGVFLFITQKDSILPMPLVNKILGLIVNITRSFPFIILIVLLLPLSRLLIGTSIGVNAAIISLSVATIPFIARLFEGALSEIDKGLIEASISLGANKFNIIIMIITETLPSLIHAFIIAIINIIGYSAMAGALGAGGLGDIAIRVGYQSNQPDVLFYTVIIIIIMVQIIQTLGDYIVKKLKSHL